From one Sphingomonas xanthus genomic stretch:
- the bioB gene encoding biotin synthase BioB, which translates to MTRTDWTRAEIADLFDLPFTELLFRAAEVHRAHHAAGEVQLCTLLSIKTGGCPEDCGYCSQSAHAKSGLKAEKLMDVEAVLAAAAEARAHGSRRFCMGAAWREPKDRDMAKVCAMVAGVKAMGLETCMTLGMLTATQARQLKEAGLDYYNHNIDTSPEHYGEIISTRTFQERLDTLDEVREAGISVCCGGIVGMGEARADRVGFIHALATLPRHPESVPVNALVPVKGTVLGDMFAGEKMIDDIEFVRTVAVARITMPRSMVRLSAGRESMSEAAQALCFLAGANSIFTGDKLLTTANAGDSADAAMLAKLGLKPMENAEPMRAMEKA; encoded by the coding sequence ATGACCCGCACCGACTGGACCCGCGCCGAAATCGCGGACCTCTTTGACTTGCCGTTCACCGAGCTGCTGTTCCGCGCGGCCGAGGTACACCGGGCGCATCATGCCGCGGGAGAGGTGCAGCTATGTACCCTGCTATCGATCAAGACCGGCGGCTGCCCGGAGGATTGCGGCTATTGCAGCCAATCGGCGCATGCAAAGTCGGGGCTCAAGGCCGAGAAGTTGATGGACGTCGAGGCCGTGCTGGCCGCGGCGGCGGAGGCTAGGGCGCATGGATCTCGGCGTTTCTGCATGGGCGCGGCGTGGCGCGAGCCCAAGGACCGCGACATGGCCAAAGTCTGTGCCATGGTCGCGGGGGTGAAGGCGATGGGGCTGGAAACCTGTATGACGCTGGGCATGCTGACGGCCACGCAGGCGCGCCAGCTCAAGGAAGCTGGCCTCGACTATTACAACCATAATATCGACACCTCACCCGAACATTATGGCGAGATCATCTCGACCCGAACCTTCCAGGAGCGGCTCGACACGCTGGATGAAGTTCGCGAAGCTGGCATCAGCGTCTGCTGCGGCGGGATCGTCGGTATGGGCGAAGCCCGCGCCGACCGGGTTGGCTTCATCCACGCGCTCGCGACGCTGCCGCGTCACCCGGAAAGCGTGCCCGTCAATGCGCTGGTGCCGGTCAAGGGCACGGTGCTGGGCGATATGTTTGCCGGCGAAAAGATGATCGACGATATCGAGTTCGTTCGCACCGTTGCCGTCGCGCGGATCACCATGCCGCGATCGATGGTGCGCCTGTCGGCGGGACGCGAGAGCATGAGCGAGGCGGCGCAGGCGCTATGCTTCCTTGCCGGCGCCAACAGCATCTTTACCGGCGACAAGTTGCTGACCACTGCCAATGCCGGCGACAGCGCTGACGCGGCGATGCTGGCCAAGCTGGGGTTGAAGCCGATGGAAAACGCCGAACCAATGCGAGCGATGGAGAAGGCCTGA